The following proteins are encoded in a genomic region of Nicotiana sylvestris chromosome 4, ASM39365v2, whole genome shotgun sequence:
- the LOC104234122 gene encoding co-chaperone protein p23-1-like isoform X2 has protein sequence MSRHPAVKWAQRSDKLFITVELPDAKNVKLKLEPEGKFFFSATAGADNVPYEVDLDLFDKINVDESKTSTTSRSIVYLVKKAEDKWWSRLIKQEGVRPVFLKVDWDKWVDEDEEDTKPGTDMDFGDIDFSKLNMGGGPSDFDADVPEGDYDSDTEEEEVREEENSAHNEPKATVPPSTEPEAKA, from the exons ATGAG CCGTCACCCTGCTGTCAAGTGGGCCCAGAGGTCCGACAAGCTGTTTATCACGGTGGAGTTGCCGGATGCCAAGAATGTGAAGCTGAAACTGGAACCAGAAGGAAAATTCTTCTTTTCTGCAACTGCAGGAGCTGATAATGTACCGTATGAAGTGGATCTCGATCTCTTTGATAAAATTAATGTTGAT GAGAGCAAAACTAGTACTACTTCTAGAAGTATCGTTTATCTTGTGAAGAAGGCAGAAGACAAGTGGTGGAGCAGACTGATAAAGCAGGAAGGTGTACGTCCAGTGTTTTTGAAAGTTGACTGGGACAAATGGGTTGATGAAGATGAAGAGGACACTAAAC CTGGGACAGATATGGATTTTGGTGACATTGACTTCTCG AAACTCAACATGGGAGGCGGTCCTAGTGATTTTGATGCTGATGTGCCTGAGG GAGACTATGACAGTGACACCGAGGAAGAAGAAGTGAGGGAGGAAGAAAATAGTGCACATAATGAACCTAAAGCAACAGTACCTCCAAGCACAGAACCCGAAGCAAAAGCTTAA
- the LOC104234120 gene encoding pentatricopeptide repeat-containing protein At1g34160, translated as MAYVDSLLSKCSSFSQLKQLQAHLVTTGIFQFYTCRAKFLDFCAVSSAGNLPYAAHIFRHITFPDKNEWNAVIRGLAQSPKPIDAVIFYVSMSRLPCKPDALTCSFTLKACARALARSETPQLHTHVIRFGFASDVLLRTTLLDAYSKCGELDYACQVFDEMGVRDIASWNALIAGLAQGNRPTEALQIFKKMREENMEPNEVTVLGALSACSQLGANKEGEHVHEYIKIKNLDCNVIVCNAVIDMYAKCGLVRRAYEVFNEMKCSSTRVTWNTMIMALAMYGDGEQALELFETMGQTGIEPDSVSYLAAICACNHAGMVDEGMKLFDAMDRCGVSKNVKHYGSMVDLLGRSGRLDEANKIVESMPTVPDVVLWQTLLGASKTYGNVEMAERASKKLVEMGSNHCGNFVLLSNLYAAQERWHDVRRVREAMKGQDVKKVPGFSYIEVGGTIYKFMNGDINHPKWKEIYWKLDEILLRIREYGYVAETNYVFHDIGPEEKENALCYHSEKLAVAFGLISTQDGTCISVNKNLRICGDCHVVIKLISKIYEREIIVRDRTRFHRFKDGACSCKEYW; from the coding sequence ATGGCCTACGTCGATTCGTTACTGTCAAAATGCAGTTCTTTCTCCCAACTCAAACAACTCCAAGCCCATCTCGTAACCACTGGTATTTTTCAATTCTACACATGCCGCGCTAAATTCTTGGATTTCTGCGCCGTCTCTTCCGCCGGCAACCTCCCTTACGCCGCCCATATCTTCCGCCACATCACTTTCCCTGACAAGAATGAATGGAACGCCGTCATTCGCGGCCTTGCCCAAAGCCCCAAGCCCATTGATGCTGTCATCTTTTATGTCTCCATGTCTCGTTTGCCTTGTAAGCCCGACGCTCTTACTTGCTCCTTCACCCTCAAAGCATGTGCCCGTGCATTGGCGCGTTCTGAAACCCCACAGCTTCATACCCATGTGATTCGATTTGGGTTTGCATCAGATGTCTTGTTGCGCACAACTTTGCTGGATGCGTATTCCAAATGTGGTGAGTTGGATTATGCGTGCCAAGTGTTTGATGAAATGGGTGTTAGAGATATAGCAAGTTGGAACGCGTTAATTGCTGGGCTAGCTCAGGGGAACCGACCCACAGAAGCTTTGCAGATTTTTAAGAAAATGAGGGAGGAGAATATGGAACCAAATGAGGTCACTGTGCTTGGTGCTCTCTCTGCTTGTTCGCAGTTGGGGGCGAACAAAGAAGGCGAACATGTCCATGAATATATCAAAATTAAGAATCTTGATTGCAATGTGATTGTTTGTAATGCAGTTATTGATATGTATGCTAAATGTGGTCTTGTTAGAAGAGCTTATGAAGTGTTCAATGAGATGAAATGCTCGAGCACTCGTGTCACGTGGAATACCATGATTATGGCACTGGCAATGTATGGAGATGGAGAACAAGCGCTTGAGCTTTTCGAGACAATGGGCCAAACTGGAATTGAGCCAGACAGCGTTAGTTACTTAGCTGCAATCTGTGCTTGTAACCATGCGGGAATGGTGGACGAAGGAATGAAATTGTTTGATGCCATGGATAGATGTGGAGTGAGTAAGAATGTAAAGCATTATGGTAGTATGGTGGATTTGTTGGGAAGATCCGGGCGGTTAGATGAAGCTAATAAAATTGTAGAGTCGATGCCTACGGTTCCTGATGTGGTTCTATGGCAAACTCTATTAGGGGCTTCCAAGACTTACGGTAATGTGGAAATGGCAGAGAGAGCGTCCAAGAAGCTCGTTGAAATGGGATCAAATCATTGTGGGAATTTCGTGTTGCTCTCCAATCTTTATGCGGCACAGGAGAGGTGGCATGATGTGAGAAGAGTAAGAGAGGCCATGAAAGGCCAGGATGTAAAAAAAGTACCGGGTTTTAGCTATATTGAGGTTGGTGGAACGATATACAAGTTCATGAATGGTGATATAAACCATCCAAAGTGGAAGGAGATTTATTGGAAGCTTGATGAGATTTTGCTAAGGATTAGAGAATACGGGTATGTGGCAGAAACTAATTATGTGTTCCATGATATAGGACCGGAGGAGAAGGAGAATGCACTGTGTTATCATAGTGAGAAGCTTGCAGTGGCTTTTGGTTTGATCAGTACACAAGATGGCACTTGTATAAGCGTGAATAAGAATCTTAGAATATGTGGGGATTGTCATGTTGTGATTAAGCTCATTTCAAAGATATATGAGCGGGAGATTATTGTGAGAGACAGGACTCGTTTCCACAGATTCAAAGATGGGGCTTGTTCTTGTAAAGAATACTGGTGA
- the LOC104234122 gene encoding co-chaperone protein p23-1-like isoform X1, with translation MAEMKEGERTVSGECRHPAVKWAQRSDKLFITVELPDAKNVKLKLEPEGKFFFSATAGADNVPYEVDLDLFDKINVDESKTSTTSRSIVYLVKKAEDKWWSRLIKQEGVRPVFLKVDWDKWVDEDEEDTKPGTDMDFGDIDFSKLNMGGGPSDFDADVPEGDYDSDTEEEEVREEENSAHNEPKATVPPSTEPEAKA, from the exons ATGGCCGAGATGAAGGAAGGGGAAAGGACGGTCTCTGGTGAGTG CCGTCACCCTGCTGTCAAGTGGGCCCAGAGGTCCGACAAGCTGTTTATCACGGTGGAGTTGCCGGATGCCAAGAATGTGAAGCTGAAACTGGAACCAGAAGGAAAATTCTTCTTTTCTGCAACTGCAGGAGCTGATAATGTACCGTATGAAGTGGATCTCGATCTCTTTGATAAAATTAATGTTGAT GAGAGCAAAACTAGTACTACTTCTAGAAGTATCGTTTATCTTGTGAAGAAGGCAGAAGACAAGTGGTGGAGCAGACTGATAAAGCAGGAAGGTGTACGTCCAGTGTTTTTGAAAGTTGACTGGGACAAATGGGTTGATGAAGATGAAGAGGACACTAAAC CTGGGACAGATATGGATTTTGGTGACATTGACTTCTCG AAACTCAACATGGGAGGCGGTCCTAGTGATTTTGATGCTGATGTGCCTGAGG GAGACTATGACAGTGACACCGAGGAAGAAGAAGTGAGGGAGGAAGAAAATAGTGCACATAATGAACCTAAAGCAACAGTACCTCCAAGCACAGAACCCGAAGCAAAAGCTTAA